A single region of the Thermodesulfatator indicus DSM 15286 genome encodes:
- the holA gene encoding DNA polymerase III subunit delta, which yields MPVFKRHHFERLFKLAQEGRIAPLYLFLGNPQTGEELARRLFEFLKKQGFQAEKLKASETNQLREKLFSPFLFGRRVFFLEVTKDTLNFFDEKTLSFLEQNKTRLSLIISINALDEKHPLYKYAQERAVIMPLSDKKSKDLLSYEIPELLASFGKKMDRAAAESLLALVGEDLGAIRQEIEKLSLFVGERPVITLADVKEVVSPRPEQAPYILTQTLFQEGPEAALKFLQNLLIQGIHPLVILATFTKFFKRLYLLREVFEANPDLASIKNFKVFQEKYKKTSKEVFPDKEPKDLKGYHPYAIFMMRKPASLLVLDDFSFIFEELAKIDLALKTGALPEENFYSFFVKLKLKIKKRLKSKTPHR from the coding sequence ATGCCTGTATTCAAACGCCATCATTTTGAAAGGCTTTTCAAGCTGGCTCAGGAAGGACGTATTGCTCCCCTTTATTTGTTTTTAGGTAACCCACAAACTGGAGAAGAGCTTGCGCGTCGTTTATTTGAGTTTCTAAAAAAGCAAGGATTTCAAGCTGAAAAGCTTAAAGCTTCAGAAACTAATCAGTTAAGAGAAAAATTATTTAGCCCCTTTCTTTTTGGAAGAAGAGTTTTTTTTCTAGAAGTAACCAAAGACACCTTAAACTTTTTTGATGAAAAGACTCTTTCTTTTTTAGAACAAAATAAAACCCGCTTAAGCCTTATTATTTCCATTAATGCCCTTGATGAAAAACACCCCCTTTATAAATATGCCCAAGAAAGGGCTGTAATAATGCCCCTTTCTGACAAAAAATCAAAAGACCTTCTTTCTTATGAAATACCAGAGCTGTTGGCTTCTTTTGGCAAAAAAATGGATCGCGCGGCAGCTGAATCCCTTTTGGCTTTAGTAGGTGAAGACCTAGGAGCCATTAGGCAAGAAATAGAAAAATTGTCCCTTTTCGTAGGGGAAAGACCGGTTATTACCCTGGCTGACGTTAAAGAAGTGGTCTCCCCTCGCCCTGAACAAGCTCCTTATATTTTGACCCAGACCCTATTTCAAGAAGGCCCTGAAGCGGCTCTTAAATTTCTACAAAATCTCTTAATTCAGGGAATACATCCCTTAGTGATACTGGCTACTTTTACAAAATTTTTTAAAAGGCTCTATCTTTTAAGAGAAGTTTTTGAGGCCAATCCAGACCTGGCTTCCATCAAAAACTTTAAAGTTTTTCAAGAAAAATATAAAAAAACATCAAAAGAAGTTTTCCCAGACAAGGAACCTAAAGATTTAAAAGGTTATCACCCATACGCCATTTTTATGATGAGAAAACCCGCAAGCCTTCTAGTTTTAGATGACTTTTCTTTTATATTTGAAGAGCTGGCCAAAATAGACCTGGCTCTAAAAACCGGAGCCTTACCAGAAGAAAATTTTTATTCATTCTTCGTAAAATTAAAGCTTAAAATCAAAAAACGCTTGAAATCTAAAACTCCTCACCGATAA
- a CDS encoding ParB/RepB/Spo0J family partition protein, whose translation MKIDLKSVSLQEVLFEDETFAISYPPRVVFLIESIKRIGIINPPILRPSPRGLQIVSGRGRLEAARELKIEKVTCNVLPYETGDTFCLDLVIEENLTSRGLNLVEKALVVRKYHTYLTDERIIKEVLPRLGFAPHYHHFEVLKAIASLGDMAWNFLIENRLNPKVAVKLAGLDKVNQKKFLEILSKLKLSSSRQRLFWEMLEDLSRKKAQSFKQIIEEISVTSLLNEERLSPHQKTEKLFKQLAKELMPVYSAREAKIKKISSRLHELGAKIKFTPFLEKDSMCLEINFKSAEEIEKKWPKIREIIGEEF comes from the coding sequence TTGAAAATTGACCTTAAATCTGTTAGCTTGCAAGAAGTCCTTTTCGAAGATGAAACATTTGCCATATCCTATCCTCCTCGGGTAGTTTTCTTAATCGAATCCATAAAGCGTATAGGCATTATTAACCCTCCGATTTTAAGGCCAAGTCCAAGAGGGCTCCAAATAGTTTCTGGCCGAGGCCGGCTTGAGGCAGCCAGAGAATTAAAAATTGAAAAGGTCACTTGCAATGTTCTTCCCTATGAGACGGGTGATACTTTTTGTTTGGACCTAGTGATTGAAGAAAATCTTACTTCACGCGGCCTGAACCTGGTAGAAAAGGCTTTAGTAGTAAGAAAATATCATACCTATCTAACCGATGAAAGAATAATAAAAGAGGTTTTGCCACGCCTCGGCTTTGCTCCTCATTATCATCATTTTGAGGTTTTAAAAGCCATAGCTTCTTTAGGAGATATGGCCTGGAATTTTTTGATAGAGAATCGCTTGAATCCTAAGGTGGCGGTTAAGCTAGCAGGGCTTGATAAAGTAAATCAAAAAAAATTTTTAGAGATTTTGAGTAAGCTTAAGCTTTCAAGTAGCAGGCAACGTTTATTCTGGGAGATGTTAGAAGATCTAAGTCGTAAAAAGGCGCAAAGTTTTAAACAAATAATCGAAGAAATTTCTGTAACATCTCTTTTAAATGAAGAAAGACTTTCTCCTCATCAAAAAACAGAAAAACTTTTTAAGCAATTGGCCAAAGAATTAATGCCTGTTTATTCGGCTAGAGAAGCAAAAATCAAGAAGATTTCCAGTCGTTTGCATGAACTAGGAGCAAAAATCAAGTTTACTCCTTTTTTAGAAAAGGATTCTATGTGTCTTGAAATTAATTTTAAGAGTGCCGAGGAAATAGAAAAGAAATGGCCCAAAATTAGAGAAATTATCGGTGAGGAGTTTTAG
- a CDS encoding phosphoribosylaminoimidazolesuccinocarboxamide synthase, whose product MKALFETNFSGLKLFKRGKVRDIYDLGDKLLLVATDRISAFDVIMPDPIPGKGIILTQISVFWFDFLKDLLSNHLISADVEYYPQECQPFSDKLRGRSMLIKKAKPLPVECIVRGYLAGSGLKEYLKTACICGIKLPPGLKEAEKLPEPIFTPSTKAEEGHDINITFDECAKFIGKELAEKVKELSLAIYQKAASYAEERGIIIADTKFEFGLLGGELILIDEVLTPDSSRFWPKEEYEPGRPQKSFDKQFLRDWLEEIGWKKEPPAPKLPPDIIEKTQKRYLEAYRRITGKELFFEN is encoded by the coding sequence GTGAAAGCTCTCTTTGAAACTAATTTCTCAGGTCTAAAGCTCTTTAAGCGAGGTAAGGTTCGTGATATTTATGACCTGGGGGACAAACTCCTTTTAGTAGCTACTGACCGTATTTCCGCTTTTGATGTAATAATGCCCGATCCCATTCCGGGAAAGGGCATTATTCTTACCCAGATTTCTGTTTTCTGGTTTGATTTTTTAAAAGATTTACTTTCTAATCATCTTATTAGCGCTGATGTTGAGTATTATCCTCAGGAATGTCAGCCTTTTTCCGACAAATTACGTGGTCGTTCCATGTTAATCAAAAAAGCTAAACCTTTACCAGTTGAATGCATTGTAAGAGGTTATCTGGCAGGTTCAGGTCTTAAGGAATATTTGAAAACCGCTTGTATTTGCGGTATTAAGCTTCCGCCTGGTCTTAAAGAGGCCGAAAAACTCCCAGAGCCTATTTTTACTCCTTCTACTAAAGCCGAAGAGGGGCACGACATAAATATAACTTTTGACGAATGTGCAAAATTTATTGGAAAAGAACTGGCGGAAAAAGTTAAGGAGCTTTCTCTGGCCATTTACCAAAAGGCAGCTTCCTATGCAGAAGAAAGAGGCATTATCATTGCTGATACTAAGTTTGAATTTGGTCTTTTGGGCGGCGAGTTGATTCTTATAGACGAAGTTTTAACCCCTGATTCTTCTCGCTTTTGGCCCAAGGAAGAATACGAGCCAGGACGCCCACAAAAAAGTTTTGACAAGCAATTTTTGCGTGACTGGCTTGAAGAGATTGGCTGGAAGAAAGAGCCCCCGGCTCCCAAATTGCCTCCTGATATTATTGAAAAGACACAAAAACGTTATCTTGAAGCTTATCGTCGAATAACAGGAAAGGAATTGTTTTTTGAAAATTGA
- a CDS encoding Rho termination factor N-terminal domain-containing protein, with translation MAELPKLEKKLEKMTVKELREIALQIPEIQGVHGMNKEELISALKKVYGIEEEPRKVGGSMRELKAKIAKFKELAAKAKEAGDLEKYERYRKLASRFKKRTRKLAKKAAA, from the coding sequence ATGGCTGAATTGCCCAAACTGGAAAAGAAACTTGAAAAAATGACGGTTAAAGAACTTCGTGAGATTGCTCTTCAGATTCCTGAGATTCAAGGCGTCCACGGCATGAATAAAGAGGAGCTTATCTCTGCTCTCAAAAAGGTTTATGGCATCGAAGAAGAGCCGCGTAAAGTCGGCGGAAGTATGCGAGAGTTAAAGGCCAAGATTGCCAAGTTCAAAGAACTGGCAGCTAAAGCCAAAGAGGCTGGCGATTTAGAAAAATATGAACGTTATCGCAAGTTGGCTTCTCGTTTTAAGAAGCGTACGCGTAAACTAGCTAAAAAGGCGGCGGCTTAG
- a CDS encoding MgtC/SapB family protein encodes MTEFWQIFDKTLLFEELGKLLLAATLGAIIGYEREKHGQAAGFRTNIIVATSSCLLMILSFLIVERFGGEPSTISLRLDPARIPSYAVAGMGFLGAGAIIKGKGSVRGLTTAASLWLVNAIGLTVGAGAYLLAIITTVISIIFLYVFRLIFRPSFVRETYRILTITCTCPVEQLEKIKAILVNYNVEIQNADFFYDIEKTIYTIKLRLRMTDDISVEKLVENILVLENIKSIIWEEAPVP; translated from the coding sequence ATGACAGAATTTTGGCAAATTTTTGACAAAACACTTTTATTTGAAGAGCTGGGAAAGCTTTTACTAGCTGCTACTCTTGGAGCAATTATTGGCTATGAACGTGAAAAACACGGCCAGGCCGCAGGTTTCCGTACTAATATCATTGTGGCTACATCTTCTTGTCTTTTAATGATTCTTTCTTTTCTTATAGTTGAGCGCTTCGGCGGAGAACCTTCCACTATTTCTTTAAGGCTTGATCCAGCACGTATCCCGTCTTATGCCGTAGCCGGAATGGGTTTTTTGGGAGCCGGCGCTATTATCAAAGGAAAAGGTTCTGTCCGAGGACTTACTACCGCTGCTAGCCTCTGGCTAGTTAATGCTATCGGGCTCACCGTAGGCGCTGGTGCCTATTTGCTGGCTATAATTACTACTGTAATAAGTATTATCTTTCTTTATGTATTTCGTTTGATTTTTAGGCCTTCTTTTGTAAGGGAAACTTATCGAATTTTAACTATTACCTGCACTTGCCCTGTTGAACAATTGGAAAAAATTAAAGCTATTCTAGTAAATTATAATGTCGAAATACAAAACGCTGATTTTTTCTATGATATAGAAAAAACCATTTATACCATTAAACTTCGCCTACGCATGACTGACGATATCTCGGTTGAAAAGCTAGTAGAAAATATCTTAGTTCTTGAAAACATAAAAAGTATTATCTGGGAAGAGGCTCCCGTACCCTAA
- the glmM gene encoding phosphoglucosamine mutase → MGRLFGTDGIRGKANKWPMTPEVALQVGRAVGYIFKNHHGRQKILIGKDTRLSGYLLETAIASGLCSMGAEAIFVGPLPTPAIAFLTVDMRCDAGIVISASHNPYYDNGIKIFGSDGFKLSDELEEKIEDMVLNDTIASFRVENEEIGKAYRIEDAPGRYIVHLKNTFPREENLEGIKIVLDCANGAAYKVAPSVFEELGAEVVKIGVSPNGLNINENCGALCPENLSRLVRDNNAHLGLALDGDADRLIVVDEKGNIIDGDQILALCALEMKKEGRLKGDAVVATVMSNMGLEKALEKMGLRLLRTKVGDRFVVEAMRSKGYNLGGEQSGHIIFLDHSTTGDGILAALQVLSIMKKAGKPLSELANLVEKYPQILVNVKVRERVPKDEIPGLNELIVKIEKELGEEGRVLIRPSGTEPKYRVMVEGLDEEKIKIYAEELAAHIKAKLS, encoded by the coding sequence ATGGGAAGACTTTTCGGGACAGATGGAATACGTGGAAAGGCAAACAAGTGGCCTATGACTCCTGAAGTGGCTTTGCAAGTAGGCCGAGCCGTGGGGTATATCTTCAAAAACCATCATGGTCGGCAAAAAATTTTGATAGGTAAAGATACTCGTCTTTCTGGCTATCTTTTAGAAACAGCTATTGCTTCGGGGCTGTGTTCTATGGGGGCTGAGGCTATTTTTGTAGGCCCTTTGCCTACCCCAGCTATTGCCTTCCTCACGGTAGATATGCGCTGCGATGCCGGAATTGTTATCTCTGCTTCCCATAATCCTTATTATGACAACGGTATTAAGATTTTTGGTTCAGATGGTTTTAAACTTTCTGACGAACTCGAAGAAAAAATAGAAGACATGGTGTTAAACGATACTATTGCTTCTTTTAGAGTAGAGAATGAAGAAATCGGAAAGGCTTACCGCATTGAAGATGCTCCTGGCCGCTATATTGTGCACTTAAAAAACACATTTCCCCGTGAAGAAAATTTAGAAGGTATAAAGATTGTCCTTGATTGCGCTAATGGTGCTGCTTATAAAGTAGCTCCTTCTGTTTTTGAAGAACTGGGTGCTGAGGTCGTAAAAATAGGCGTTTCCCCAAACGGACTTAATATAAATGAAAACTGTGGTGCCCTTTGCCCTGAAAACCTTTCCCGCCTAGTGAGAGATAATAACGCTCACTTGGGGCTTGCCCTTGATGGGGATGCTGATCGGTTGATTGTGGTTGATGAAAAAGGAAACATAATTGACGGAGACCAAATCCTTGCCCTTTGCGCCCTAGAGATGAAAAAAGAAGGAAGGCTTAAGGGAGATGCGGTAGTAGCTACCGTAATGAGTAATATGGGTCTTGAGAAGGCTTTAGAAAAAATGGGCTTGCGTCTTCTCCGTACGAAGGTAGGAGACCGCTTTGTAGTAGAAGCCATGAGGAGTAAAGGTTATAACCTGGGAGGTGAACAATCCGGTCATATTATTTTTCTAGACCACTCTACTACCGGAGACGGAATTCTTGCTGCTCTTCAGGTACTGTCTATTATGAAAAAGGCAGGAAAACCCCTTTCAGAGCTTGCTAATCTGGTAGAAAAGTATCCGCAAATTTTAGTAAATGTTAAAGTAAGGGAACGGGTACCAAAAGACGAAATTCCCGGTCTCAATGAGCTGATAGTTAAGATAGAAAAAGAACTGGGTGAAGAAGGTCGCGTTCTTATAAGACCATCTGGAACTGAGCCTAAATATCGGGTGATGGTAGAGGGGTTAGACGAAGAAAAGATAAAAATCTATGCTGAAGAGCTGGCAGCGCACATAAAGGCCAAGCTTTCTTAG
- a CDS encoding CdaR family protein: MNPFRFFSQNLFLKILSLAFAILLWFFVVLEDKVDKEITAQLKLVNIPQGLVLVKEPPAFIYVKVSGPRSILRNLEKNPLVITLNLKNFEAGRHIIRIRPSKLNLPAGLSVKEISPSQVEVVLEKEAKRTVKVKPVIYGAPPPGWKIEKIEVSPSKIKIRGPRSLVFRIREIPTKPVDISSLTGEIHREVLLDLPPLIKTDRKTVEVIVKIVEKIVTRELKDFPIRVVGNKKGPVKVTPSKVNIILQGPENVIGAFTAEKKIKAIVDVKNLEKGKHVVEVKIILPPKVKLLKIEPRKIEVIIE; this comes from the coding sequence ATGAACCCGTTCAGATTTTTTAGTCAAAATCTCTTTTTAAAAATTCTTTCTCTCGCTTTCGCCATTCTTCTGTGGTTTTTTGTTGTTCTTGAAGACAAGGTTGACAAAGAAATTACAGCCCAACTCAAACTCGTTAATATTCCCCAAGGCCTGGTGCTGGTAAAAGAACCTCCTGCGTTTATCTATGTAAAAGTCTCAGGCCCCAGGAGTATTTTAAGAAATCTTGAGAAAAATCCGTTAGTTATTACTTTAAATCTCAAAAACTTTGAAGCTGGCCGTCATATTATAAGAATAAGGCCCTCTAAATTAAATTTGCCAGCTGGCTTAAGTGTTAAAGAGATTAGTCCTAGTCAAGTGGAAGTTGTTTTAGAAAAAGAGGCCAAAAGAACCGTTAAAGTTAAGCCTGTAATTTATGGGGCTCCTCCGCCTGGCTGGAAGATAGAAAAGATAGAAGTTTCGCCCTCTAAGATAAAAATTAGAGGTCCTCGGTCGCTTGTTTTTCGTATTAGAGAAATACCTACTAAACCTGTTGATATTTCAAGTTTAACCGGCGAAATCCATCGAGAAGTTTTATTGGACTTGCCACCATTGATAAAAACTGACCGTAAAACAGTTGAAGTAATCGTAAAAATAGTAGAAAAAATTGTTACCCGAGAGTTAAAAGATTTTCCTATAAGGGTTGTAGGAAATAAAAAAGGACCTGTAAAAGTAACCCCCAGTAAAGTTAACATAATTCTCCAAGGACCTGAGAATGTCATTGGGGCCTTTACTGCTGAAAAGAAAATAAAAGCGATAGTTGATGTTAAAAATCTAGAAAAAGGTAAACATGTAGTCGAAGTAAAAATAATATTGCCACCGAAAGTTAAACTATTAAAAATTGAACCACGCAAAATAGAAGTTATCATTGAATAA
- the cdaA gene encoding diadenylate cyclase CdaA: MKDLLRQYYHLLRWQDIVDILIVAYLFYRILLLIRGTRAIQMAAGLAMLVMMYFVAANLQLLTLHWLLGTFLSSIFLVVIIVFQDDIRRALIQMGQTPFIKARTEYSQIIEEIVKAVATLSEKKIGALIVIERNTGLGEFIESGTPIEARVTRDLLISIFQKNSPLHDGAVIIREGRIAVAGAILPLSTNPKISRRLGTRHRAAIGISEVSDAVAIVVSEETGSISVALGGKINRDIQPSNLRQLLLNLLGFESGQNKWWRRKIFK; the protein is encoded by the coding sequence GTGAAAGACCTCCTCAGGCAGTATTATCATCTCCTCCGCTGGCAAGACATCGTTGACATACTCATTGTAGCTTATCTTTTTTACCGTATTCTTTTGTTGATCCGTGGAACTCGAGCTATTCAAATGGCAGCTGGGCTGGCCATGTTGGTGATGATGTATTTTGTGGCCGCCAATCTCCAGTTGCTCACTCTTCACTGGCTTTTAGGAACGTTTCTTTCTTCGATTTTTTTGGTAGTGATTATAGTTTTTCAGGACGATATTAGACGGGCCCTTATCCAGATGGGGCAGACACCGTTTATTAAAGCTCGGACCGAATATAGCCAAATTATTGAAGAAATAGTAAAGGCAGTAGCCACTCTTTCTGAAAAAAAAATTGGGGCATTAATAGTTATAGAAAGGAATACCGGGCTTGGGGAGTTTATTGAAAGTGGAACCCCTATTGAGGCCAGAGTTACTAGAGATCTTTTAATATCGATTTTTCAGAAAAATTCTCCCCTCCATGACGGAGCTGTTATTATTAGAGAAGGCCGAATAGCAGTGGCTGGAGCTATTTTACCTTTGTCTACTAATCCTAAAATTAGTCGTCGTCTGGGGACCAGACATAGGGCGGCTATAGGTATTTCTGAAGTTAGTGATGCAGTGGCTATTGTAGTTTCCGAAGAGACAGGAAGCATTTCAGTAGCTCTTGGGGGCAAGATAAATAGAGATATTCAGCCTTCTAACTTGAGACAGCTTTTGCTAAACCTGCTTGGTTTTGAATCAGGTCAAAATAAATGGTGGCGGAGAAAGATTTTTAAATGA
- the folP gene encoding dihydropteroate synthase produces the protein MLKPLKVRNKVFEWGKKTYLVGVLNVTPDSFSDGGLYLNPKQALKRAEEMIEAGVDIIDIGGESTRPFAKPVPEEEEIKRTIPIIEAIRKYWDIPISIDTYKAGVAEKALKAGADVVNDISALRFDPRMAEVVAKNGVPVILMHMKGNPQTMQLDPYYEDVLSEISSFFEERVAFAEGAGIAREKIIIDPGLGFGKRFEDNLKIIKEIDFFKKYRLPILIGPSRKSFIGHIVNKEARERDAGTMATVAYLSLKKVDLIRVHNVAMARDVIKVIEAIREVR, from the coding sequence ATGCTTAAGCCTCTTAAAGTTAGAAACAAGGTTTTTGAATGGGGTAAAAAAACTTATTTGGTAGGTGTTTTGAACGTTACCCCGGATTCCTTTTCTGATGGGGGGCTCTACTTAAATCCCAAACAAGCCCTTAAGCGGGCCGAAGAAATGATAGAGGCTGGAGTTGATATAATTGATATTGGCGGCGAATCTACTAGACCTTTTGCTAAGCCAGTTCCTGAAGAAGAAGAGATCAAGAGAACTATCCCGATAATCGAGGCTATTAGGAAATATTGGGATATTCCTATTTCTATTGACACATATAAGGCCGGAGTAGCCGAAAAAGCCCTTAAAGCTGGCGCGGATGTAGTTAATGACATTAGTGCTCTACGTTTTGATCCTCGTATGGCCGAAGTAGTGGCCAAAAACGGGGTGCCGGTAATTCTTATGCATATGAAGGGGAACCCCCAGACTATGCAGCTTGATCCATATTATGAAGACGTCCTTTCGGAAATCAGCTCCTTTTTTGAGGAAAGGGTGGCTTTTGCCGAAGGAGCTGGTATCGCGCGGGAAAAAATTATAATTGATCCTGGTTTGGGCTTTGGTAAAAGGTTTGAAGATAATTTAAAAATCATCAAAGAAATAGACTTTTTTAAAAAATATAGACTACCCATCCTAATAGGACCTTCAAGAAAATCATTTATTGGTCATATAGTAAACAAAGAGGCCCGAGAAAGAGATGCCGGCACCATGGCTACAGTTGCTTATCTCTCTTTAAAGAAAGTGGATTTAATAAGAGTTCACAACGTAGCCATGGCTCGCGATGTTATTAAAGTTATTGAAGCCATAAGGGAGGTTAGGTGA
- the ftsH gene encoding ATP-dependent zinc metalloprotease FtsH, with amino-acid sequence MRSFYRNLTIWLLIALAMILLFNFVSTPHKRATEISYTDFISMVQKGQITEVTIKGKEIHGVVADKKETFVTYVPDGETELIPMLRKAGVRINVKPEDKNPWYLSFLISWLPMLLLVGVWIFFMRQMQAGSGRAFSFGRSRARMVSGEEVKVTFDDVAGVDEAKEELAEVIEFLKDPHKFTKLGGRIPKGVLLVGPPGTGKTLLAKAIAGEAGVPFFSISGSDFVEMFVGVGAARVRDLFTQAKKNAPCIIFIDEIDAVGRHRGAGLGGGHDEREQTLNQLLVEMDGFEGNEGIIVVAATNRPDILDPALLRPGRFDRQVVVPPPDVKGREKILKVHTKKVPLGDDVNLEIIAKGTPGFTGADLQNLVNEAALIAARKGKDKVTMEDFEEAKDKLLMGRERKTAVISDEEKRITAYHEAGHTMVAKLLPGTDPVHKVSIIPRGQALGITQQLPLDERHTYSKDYLLKRLMVLLGGRAAEELIFNEFTTGAGNDIERATEIARRMVCEWGMSEKLGPVAFGQRHEPVFLGKELSQIKNYSEATALAIDNEIREIVLSCYNKAKKLLEDNIELLHRLANALLEKETLDAKDIDNILGLSQERPAEGAA; translated from the coding sequence TTGCGAAGCTTTTATCGTAATCTGACAATTTGGCTATTGATCGCCCTGGCCATGATACTCCTTTTCAATTTTGTTAGTACTCCTCATAAAAGGGCTACGGAGATATCCTATACTGATTTTATCTCTATGGTCCAAAAAGGACAGATAACAGAAGTTACTATTAAAGGGAAAGAGATCCACGGGGTCGTAGCTGACAAAAAAGAGACTTTTGTAACCTATGTTCCCGATGGCGAAACGGAATTAATCCCTATGTTACGCAAAGCAGGGGTGCGTATAAATGTAAAACCTGAAGACAAAAACCCGTGGTATCTTTCTTTTCTTATTTCCTGGCTACCTATGCTCTTGTTAGTGGGGGTATGGATATTTTTCATGCGCCAAATGCAGGCAGGAAGTGGCCGAGCTTTTTCTTTTGGTAGAAGTCGGGCTCGTATGGTTTCTGGCGAAGAGGTGAAAGTTACCTTTGATGATGTGGCTGGTGTTGATGAAGCTAAAGAAGAACTTGCAGAAGTTATCGAATTTTTGAAGGATCCTCACAAGTTTACCAAGCTTGGTGGTCGAATTCCCAAAGGAGTCCTTCTGGTAGGCCCTCCAGGAACAGGTAAAACCCTTTTGGCCAAAGCTATCGCTGGTGAAGCGGGAGTGCCTTTCTTTAGTATCAGCGGCTCAGACTTTGTGGAAATGTTTGTGGGAGTTGGCGCTGCCCGTGTTAGAGACCTTTTTACCCAGGCTAAGAAAAATGCCCCGTGTATCATCTTTATAGACGAGATAGACGCTGTTGGTCGTCATCGTGGAGCAGGCCTTGGTGGTGGCCATGATGAACGTGAGCAGACTTTAAACCAGCTTTTAGTAGAGATGGACGGGTTTGAAGGTAATGAAGGCATTATTGTGGTGGCGGCTACTAACCGACCCGACATTTTAGACCCTGCTCTTTTAAGGCCTGGGCGCTTTGATCGCCAAGTGGTTGTGCCACCTCCAGACGTAAAAGGAAGAGAAAAGATACTTAAAGTCCACACCAAAAAAGTGCCATTAGGTGATGATGTAAATCTCGAAATCATTGCTAAGGGAACACCTGGTTTTACTGGAGCAGACCTTCAGAACCTGGTAAACGAAGCTGCTCTTATTGCCGCACGCAAGGGAAAGGATAAAGTCACCATGGAAGACTTCGAAGAGGCTAAAGACAAACTTCTTATGGGGCGTGAGCGAAAAACTGCTGTTATAAGTGATGAAGAAAAGAGAATCACTGCTTATCATGAGGCTGGACACACCATGGTGGCCAAACTTTTGCCGGGGACTGATCCTGTTCACAAAGTAAGTATCATCCCTCGCGGCCAGGCGCTAGGGATAACCCAGCAACTTCCCTTAGATGAGAGGCATACTTATTCTAAGGACTATCTTCTCAAAAGGTTGATGGTCCTTTTAGGTGGTAGAGCTGCCGAAGAGTTGATTTTTAATGAGTTTACTACCGGGGCTGGAAACGATATCGAGAGAGCTACCGAAATTGCCCGCCGCATGGTTTGTGAGTGGGGGATGAGTGAAAAACTTGGCCCTGTAGCCTTTGGCCAGCGTCATGAGCCCGTCTTTTTAGGTAAAGAGCTTTCTCAGATTAAAAATTATAGTGAGGCTACAGCTCTGGCTATTGATAATGAAATTCGAGAGATAGTACTTTCTTGCTATAACAAGGCCAAAAAATTGCTGGAAGATAACATTGAGTTGCTTCATCGTCTGGCAAACGCCTTGCTTGAAAAAGAAACTCTTGATGCCAAAGACATTGATAATATTCTCGGTCTTTCTCAGGAAAGACCGGCTGAAGGGGCAGCCTAA
- a CDS encoding response regulator — MPRKILLIEDDDNLRSQLAEYLSLKGGFQVEEAEDGLKGLEKLKKEPFDLVITDITMPYISGIGIITVLKRENPDIPVVAITGYGAEVESLAQEKEADAVLPKPIETEKMIKLLEELLSKGGKDGS; from the coding sequence ATGCCTAGAAAAATTTTACTAATAGAAGATGACGACAACCTAAGGAGTCAACTGGCAGAATATTTATCCTTAAAGGGCGGCTTCCAGGTCGAAGAAGCCGAAGACGGCTTAAAGGGCTTAGAAAAGCTAAAAAAAGAACCCTTTGATCTGGTAATCACCGATATAACCATGCCATATATTAGCGGGATCGGTATTATAACCGTCTTAAAAAGAGAAAATCCTGATATCCCAGTAGTAGCCATAACTGGTTATGGGGCTGAAGTAGAAAGTCTCGCCCAGGAAAAAGAAGCTGACGCTGTACTTCCCAAACCCATCGAAACTGAAAAGATGATAAAACTCCTCGAGGAGCTCCTCTCAAAAGGAGGCAAAGATGGCTCTTAA
- a CDS encoding Lrp/AsnC family transcriptional regulator has product MALKAYILINTQIGKTSEVAETLKNMPEVKRLDIIMGPYDIIAEVETKDHDELSDMVIRKLQRIDYIQHTMTCPVIKVES; this is encoded by the coding sequence ATGGCTCTTAAAGCTTATATTCTGATAAACACCCAAATAGGTAAAACTTCTGAAGTAGCTGAAACGCTTAAAAATATGCCAGAAGTAAAGAGATTAGACATTATTATGGGCCCTTATGATATAATTGCGGAAGTAGAAACCAAAGATCACGACGAACTCTCTGACATGGTAATCAGAAAATTACAGAGAATCGATTATATCCAACACACTATGACCTGCCCGGTTATAAAAGTTGAAAGCTAA